The region GCGGATTGCCCGGGAAGCGGCAGCAAAAGGAGTGGAAGCACTTGACGCTCCTGTGTCCGGAGGTGATGTCGGAGCCCGTGATGCTACTTTGGCTATTATGGTTGGGGGAGCGGAAGAAACTTTCGATAAGGTAAAGAGTCTTTTTGAAATAATGGGTGAAAACATTCAATATCGAGGAGCTTCCGGGGCCGGACAACATACTAAAATGTGTAATCAGATTTTGGTTGCAGGCACAATCGTCGGGTCTGTTGAGTCTTTGTTTTATGCCTATAAGTCCGGCATGGATCTAAATGAAGTAATTGATGTTATCGGCACCGGTGCTGCTGCCTCTGTCTGCATAAATGGTCTGGGGAGGCGCATTGCAAACAGTGATTTTGATCCCGGATTTTACATTAAGCATTTTGTCAAAGATATGGGAATTGCTTTGGATGAGGCAAAGCGGATGAATATTTCTCTGCCGGGACTAGCTCTCGCCAATCGGGTTTATACTTTGGCAATGGATTTGGGGTATGAAGATCTGGGAATTCAGGGACTGTTTAAAGTTTTTGAACAATGTGATGTGAGCCACCCCTTGGCAAGTAAGATTAAAAGATTACCCATAGTCTAGAATAGAAGGGAGCGTCAGAAAATGATGCTCCCTTTCTTTTTGGCAATTGAAAATAAAACATCAAATCAACCATGCTGCCGTAGCGGGAGACGGGGAGATACCGAGTAATCAGATGGAGAGTATTCAAGTAAGCAGGGTAATCAGGGGATGAAAACTGTTCGCTCAAACAAGCTCTAACACTTTGGTGATCACTTCCCTGAATCAGCAGATCATACAAAAACCTTCATACATTTTCTTAATCATTTTTCTTCAACATACGGTCAACAATGGTTGACCGTTCGGTTGACCGTCCCGGTTGATCCTGTTTTTCGGGGATGATTCTGGGGCTCGTGGAGTGGGGTTGAGACAATTTTAAAAAGTTCATTTTTTCTTTCAAGGCGGACCTGAGTTAGCTGACTCAGGTCCGTTTTGCCATTTAATTTTGAGGTCAAAAGGGAGAGCTGCTTTGGATCATAATGATTCAGGATATTCCCCAACAACCTTAAAAACTGGAGGAAAGAATGAAGTCTTTCACCAGTTATCGGATGGAGCTTAGATCCTGCAGTGAACTGACAACCGGTCTGGTGTTGTACGGAGAAACTGAGCCTGCAGAGATGCAGATTGAAAATCTCTGGAAAATTGTTGACCGCAGAACCGACGAAGAATTGGTAGAGCCGAAGCGTGATCTTTCGGAGTTTGAAACTGGCGATATACTCTATCCTACCATGCGTAAGCCTGATGTTCAGGCTAGATGGGATCAAAAACAGCGTGAATATGAATCCGCAAAAGAACAGTATTCCCGTATCAAGCGGCTGTGTCATGCGCGGTTTATTAAGGAAAATCGACACTTACCATTGGCACAGGATTTGGCGAAAACAGATTACGGCAGAGATGTTCTTGCAGAAATGGATGCTGTTCAAACCGATTTTGTTGAGCATTGTGATCAAATACAGAAAAACAAACAGGCCTACCAGCCATATGCTCAAACTGGAACCGAAGAGAGCATCCATGATGAACTCGCCAAAGATGGTATTGAAGTTGATGCTGACGAAAAAGTTAGCGCCGTCAGTTTTAGCATTCCCGGAACTGATGAGCCATATACAATGCTGGCAACAGCACGTGACGAAAAATATCGTATAGTTGAGAGATTACTCGCGCTTGGGCCGAATGATCTCCATCTCCAATATGGATACGATGCAGGTGGTAGGCTGAATAAGGTTTGGGAGGGTAATCGTCTTGTTGAACAATATCAGTACGGAGAGCAGGGCGAGCGGTTGGTTTCTGAAACATTGCATTCTGATCGCAGATATTATGAGTATGACGATAAACTTCGACTCCTTAAAGCAGGTGATACCACATATACATACAATGCTTATGGAGGTCTGTCTGAGAAGAAAGTCAATAATAGGATTACCAAATACGAATACCTGACCAATGGTCAGCTGTATAAGGTTGTACTGCCTGATGGCCGGATTATTGAATATGTGTGCGATAAACATGGTGTGCGCACAGCCAAGAAAGTAAATGGTAAGGTTGTTGAAAAATTTAAATGGAAGGATTTCAGCACACTTGAAGCAATCACTGACGGTAAGGGTAAGAATAAAATAACTTTCACTCGCGATGAAGAATCCAGCCAGACAGACAGTCATGACATCTGAAGGGAAGAAGTTTTATCTGGCAGTTGATCCGGTCGGGTCGGTTTTTATGGTTGCTGATGATAAAGGAAATGAGATAAAGCGAATTATATATGATTCGTTTGGTAATGTGCTAATAGATACAAATGAGCAGTTTTGTCTGCCGCTAGGTTTTGCATCCGGGCTTACTGATAAAGATACCGGGTTGGTTCATTTCGGTTTCCGAGAATATGATCCTTCCATCGGCCGGTTTACTGCACAAGACCCACTTGGGTATGGCGGCGGGGATGGGGATTTTTTATAGATGGCAGGCTGGCGAGAAAGCATGCGATGCATGCAAAAAAAAGAATGGTAAATATTTTGATTCTCCTGCGGTTGAAAGACCACACCCTAATTGTAGGTGCCAGTTGATTAAATGTATCGTGTGGGAGAATATTCCAAAATGGGAGTTTGTGAAAGAAATTAAAACTGTTGATTACAAACCAATGTTTGCGGCCTTTGTAGGGGCGATAGGGAAAGCTTATTGGCGTAGGAGCTATATTGTGAAAGAGAAGTGTGACATAAAGAGGGTTCGGGAATGCGATTTCTCAGAAGTCATTTTATCTAAAAAGACTGACACTCGTGAAGTTCATAAAACAGATACTGTAACCACACGAGCATATAAAATTTTTCAAGGGGGTGACCCCGAAGTGGGAGATAGAGCATGGACTTTTCATCCAAGGACTGGGAAAAAAGTTGAAATACCTGTTAAGTAACTTTTTAATATTAATTTTGTTTATTTTTTTCTGGGGCCAGTTTGTTTATGCTGGCTCTGAAGCGATCCTTTTTTTAGGTCCTCCTCCGGGTAGAACCATAAAAATAAAATCAAGTGATTTTGGAATTATCACAAGGCGAATATGTACAAAGCTTGATGATGACGGAAGCTATGTTATTGAAGAGTGGACAAAGGCTCCTAAAGTAAGAAAAGTTTCACCGGGCGAGAGACTAAAAACTAAGCTTCCTGAAGGAGTTCGTTATGCGGATGATCTTCCGGAAGAAACAATGTATCGTTACAACCTCACAGCTGAAGATGGAAAATTAATTTTCAACAAGGGCAAAAAGAATGAAAATATTATTCTTGACTTAAATAATAAAGAATGGAGCCAGTATATTTGGTCTTCGACCGGGAAGATAAAAGCTGACTATGCGATTGTTAAAGAAGAGGAAAAAGTAGTTCTGGGTAAGTTACGCAATCTTGTACACGTTAAATATTCTTTTGATCTTGCAGGGATGCACTGTGAGGAGTTGTACGTAGTTGCTTCTGGGTTAGGTATAATTTATACGGAGAGTTTAGCTCCGGGGTCAAACAAGCTTACATCTACATTGGTTGAATAATAACAGTTTTAAGGCCAGTCTCTTAGAGGCTGGCTTTTTTGATCGCAATTTTTGTTTTAATGAGAGGAGGTGTACAGAGAGACCTCTTGCCTGAAAAGCAAGGTGTCAGGGAGTATATTGTTTTAGCGAAGAAACAATGTTTTTCGATATTTGGTCAATAAATACAGACTGATTTATTTCTCCGTGGCGCATGGCTATTGCCTCAGTCTGAGGTTAAAAAATAGCAGGGGTCAACATGTTGACCCTAAAATGTTGACCCTAAACGCAAAAAAGGACTCACGATTTACATCGTAAGTCCTTGAATTATCTGGTAGGCACGAGCAGCTTTGAACTGCTGACCTCTTGCGTGTCAAGCAAGCGCTCTCCCCCTGAGCTACGCGCCTATTTTGTGTCAACTCGGTGTCGACGAAGAAGGTTCTACGTAAGAGGGCTCTCACTGTCAAGCTGCTTTTAGACTTTTTTGGGTTATTCTGTTCCTTTTTCATAAGAATCAAATAGTTGTCGCATTTTAATCTTCCCTGTAGTTGACGGAAGATAGCTGCTTTTTGTGCAATATTTTATGCTCATCGGGAAGATATATGCTTGTTTATGCTTTTCTAAGGGATAGCTCTCTGTTACTAAGTTTTCTATGAGCGGGCAGAGTGAAGAAAAAATATATAAGATCGGGCAGGCGGCTAAGCTTGTGGGCCTGAAATCGTAC is a window of Maridesulfovibrio sp. DNA encoding:
- a CDS encoding NAD(P)-dependent oxidoreductase encodes the protein MSKKIGWIGTGVMGASMCMHLLKAGNEAFVYNRTKSKADGLVAEGAVWCESPAEVAKNADIIFSIVGYPSDVEETILGQNGVLANAVEGKIIVDMTTSDPSLAERIAREAAAKGVEALDAPVSGGDVGARDATLAIMVGGAEETFDKVKSLFEIMGENIQYRGASGAGQHTKMCNQILVAGTIVGSVESLFYAYKSGMDLNEVIDVIGTGAAASVCINGLGRRIANSDFDPGFYIKHFVKDMGIALDEAKRMNISLPGLALANRVYTLAMDLGYEDLGIQGLFKVFEQCDVSHPLASKIKRLPIV
- a CDS encoding RHS repeat-associated core domain-containing protein, whose translation is MTSEGKKFYLAVDPVGSVFMVADDKGNEIKRIIYDSFGNVLIDTNEQFCLPLGFASGLTDKDTGLVHFGFREYDPSIGRFTAQDPLGYGGGDGDFL